Below is a window of Candidatus Stygibacter australis DNA.
GATTCTGTGATCATTATTGCTGCAACGAACAGACCTGATGTATTGGATTCTGCCTTACTAAGACCGGGCAGATTTGACCGCCAGGTTATGGTTGACCTGCCGGATATCAAGGGTAGAGAAGCAATTCTGCGAGTCCATACACGTAAACTGCCATTGGAAAAAGATACCAGTCTGGCAATTATCGCCAGAGGTACTCCGGGATTCAGCGGTGCTGACCTGGCAAACCTGGTTAATGAAGCTGCATTGCTTGCTGCCCGTAAAGGCAAAAAAACCATTCAAATGGATGATTTTGAGGAAGCAAAAGATAAAGTAACACTGGGTAAGGAAAGAAAAAGCAGAGTTATTTCTGATGAGGATAAACTGATAACTGCCTACCATGAAGTGGGACACGTAATATGCTCAATCTTTCAGGAGAAAGCAGAACCCCTTCATAAGGTGACAATCATACCTCGAGGGTTTACCGGCGGAGCTACTCATTTTCTGGAGACAGAAAAATCGCATTATTCTCGAGATTACCTGATTCAGGCACTTGTGGGACTTTATGGCGGCAGATGTGCAGAGGAAGTTATATTTGGACACGATAACGTAACCACCGGATCTTCAAATGATATTGAACGGGCTACTGAAATAGCCCGAAAAATGGCTACGAACTGGGGAATGAGCGATAAGATAGGACCAATGACAGTCTCGAAGAAAGAGAGTCAGACATTCCTGGGCAGAGATCTTGGTACCATTGAACATGTAAGTGAGGATACTGCAAAACTGATTGATGAGGAAGTGCATTTTTTCATCAATGAAGCATATCAGAAAGCACTTAAGATATTAGGCGATAGGAAAGAATTATTAATTTCCATGGCAAAAGAATTGATAGAGAAGGAAACTCTTACATCTCAGGAGATTTTTGATCTCACTCTTGAAAATGTAACTGAATCTGAGCGTGAATTTGTCATGAAAAAATATCGGAAAGTGAAGGAAATGAGCATTGAGACACCTTTTAAGGAAGAGAAGGCAGTACTAAAGGAAGAAATACCTGTAGATGTAGAGGGAGAAA
It encodes the following:
- the ftsH gene encoding ATP-dependent zinc metalloprotease FtsH — translated: MNENRQNKQNNRKNEEPKPVNRFNNPRNYTFLIVMILFIFVMYQMYKSSGPQVKNVSFSEMMGKAQAGELVKVTFSDKDIRAVDAGGQVYTTYLPFRDPEVVWRFSDLGINIESNKPSRWLEMIGAWLPFLIFIGLWFFMMRGMRGGGSQVFSFGKSRARLADGAKSRITFKDVAGVDEAKEELEEIVEYLKAPEKFQRLGGRIPRGVLLVGRPGTGKTLLAKAVAGEAKVPFYSISGSDFVEMFVGVGASRVRDMFVEAKKNSPCIAFIDEIDAVGRTRGAGLGGGHDEREQTLNQLLVEMDGFDANDSVIIIAATNRPDVLDSALLRPGRFDRQVMVDLPDIKGREAILRVHTRKLPLEKDTSLAIIARGTPGFSGADLANLVNEAALLAARKGKKTIQMDDFEEAKDKVTLGKERKSRVISDEDKLITAYHEVGHVICSIFQEKAEPLHKVTIIPRGFTGGATHFLETEKSHYSRDYLIQALVGLYGGRCAEEVIFGHDNVTTGSSNDIERATEIARKMATNWGMSDKIGPMTVSKKESQTFLGRDLGTIEHVSEDTAKLIDEEVHFFINEAYQKALKILGDRKELLISMAKELIEKETLTSQEIFDLTLENVTESEREFVMKKYRKVKEMSIETPFKEEKAVLKEEIPVDVEGETDEPEDIVE